CAATGCCACGAGCGTCGTTTCGGCCGGTCTTGTTACCTGGCCTTCAGGAACGCCTTCGCGTGCCATGTCTCGATGCAGATTGCCGGCAATCCGGCTTCGCCAGGCCACTGAACAACCATTGCGACAAAGACCCAGCCTCAAGCCCAATCCGCACGAGTTTCCAAGAAGCATCGCCCAGAACATCGGCAAGGTCGTCGGGATGGCTAGCAACCTTCATCTCGCGGCAAATCTTGCCCGTTTCGTCTACGATGCAAATGGAGGTTTCTTTGACAGAAACGTCCAGTCCGGCAAAATGCTTCATGCTGCGCTTCCTTTCTGATGCTTGTGCCTGAATTACACAGATCACGTTTATCATCAGCTTGAAGCGCAGCACTTCAACCTATCATCGCTAGATGGCTCGCCAGCCGAATATCCCATCTAAACAGTTAGTTTAGGCGGAAGAGAAATCGTCCGGCAGGCGCTCTACATGCGACCCTTATTGTGCACGGTTCAATCCTGGCCCCGCAGCCAAATACAAAACGCTGATCGCCATCGGCAAACCACCCAAAGTGGCCTTAACCGCTATCATGCGAAAACTCATCGTCCTCGCTGTCAAAGTCTCTCGAGATTTCCCCAAAAGCCCCTTGATCATTACGGATACTCTAGTATTTATTATATTACTGAAACAATTAATAAACATGGGAAGGCATGACCTCACATCTGCATGATAGGAACACACGAACGTCGTTTACTGTTTCCCGCACTGACATAGGTTGGGTGGAGAATATTACGGGTAGCCGAAGATGCTGGAATTTTCGGCTGCATTTTCATATGGGCGACGAGATCGCACATATCCTTGCTGGACGAGTACGCTTGCGATTACCTCAGCACACGCAGATTTTTGAAGCGGGTGAAACCGCAGTTGTGCCCGGCGGGATAATTCACCGCTTCGAGGCGGTTGACAGGGAGGGCTGGGCTTTCTCTTCGAATTTTGTTTCCAGTAGCAGCCCGCCAGATTTGCGCGCGTTTTTGAGCGCCCGGTTCAATGGTCGATTCCTAGAATATGTTTGCAACGCCTTATTTTTGCGTGAGACGCTCCATACCGATGTTGACGCAATCGCGCGGAATTGTTCGCTCTCGGCTGGCTATCTCTCGCGCGTATTTCAGCGCGCAACCGGCACCGGTATCCATAATTATCACGTCCTCGTGGCGCTCCAAAAGTCGAAGGATCTCCTGCGCGAACAAAGGCCAATAGTCTGTGCGGCGAATGAAGCGGGTTTCTGTGATCAGGCCCATTTGACAAGGGAATTCGTGAAAACGCTTGGGATGACCCCCTCTATCTTCAGAGAGGCGTGGGTTTAATCCACTTGCGAAGCGAATCGCTGACTAAGGTATTTTCCATACAAGACGGCGGTGCCGTTCTCTGTGAGACTCTCGATATGAGCACGAACGTGGATCGAACCGGCTCGCTGGTTCCCTTCAATAGTTGCTAAATCGAAGAGCGGCACGACCAAATGCTATCAAGAGATATACTGATCGACAAGTCGGCTTTAGTCCGTATGCGCGAATGGCGCCATTTTCTCCATGCTCACCCCGAAATTGCTTATAAAGAAGATATAACTTCTGATTTTGTGGCTGAGCGACTTACCGAGATGGGTATTGAGGTCGAGCGTGGGCTGGCCGGTACAGGGGTTATCGGTATTCTCCAAGGCACAGCTAGTTTGGGTCGCTCGATTGGACTTCGAGCCGAGCTTGATGCTTTGCCAATAACTGAGAAAAGTAACCTCTCCTATCGTTCTGCGAATGAGGGCGTGATGCACGCATGCGGCCATGATGGACACATGGCAATGCTGCTTGGCGCGGCTGATTACTTATCCAATCACAGGAGCTTCTCCGGTACCGTTGTGTTCATCTTCCAACCAGCTGAGGAAAATGA
The Rhizobium lusitanum DNA segment above includes these coding regions:
- a CDS encoding helix-turn-helix domain-containing protein, which encodes MGDEIAHILAGRVRLRLPQHTQIFEAGETAVVPGGIIHRFEAVDREGWAFSSNFVSSSSPPDLRAFLSARFNGRFLEYVCNALFLRETLHTDVDAIARNCSLSAGYLSRVFQRATGTGIHNYHVLVALQKSKDLLREQRPIVCAANEAGFCDQAHLTREFVKTLGMTPSIFREAWV